One Syntrophales bacterium genomic region harbors:
- a CDS encoding bifunctional UDP-4-keto-pentose/UDP-xylose synthase yields the protein MKVLILGVNGFIGHHLTQRILDETDWSVYGMDLSDDRLGKNLQNPRFHFIEGDIAINREWIEYHVKKCDVVLPLVAIATPKLYVEDPIGVFNLDFEMNLNIVKQCVKYHKRVLFPSTSEVYGACPDREFKEDESYLVVGPIQKERWIYSCSKQLLDRVIYAYGTRGQVEFTLFRPFNWIGPRLDSLYAAKEGSSRVVTQFIAELMLKRPISLVDGGSQKRCFTYIDDGISALVKIIANKDDVCKNEIINIGSPGNECSVRELAYKLKELFMEHPRHRDDKTYSEIIEVSSEDFYGKGYQDIITRTPSIEKARRLLDWTPQINLDDSLRMTLYAFLEENDR from the coding sequence ATGAAGGTATTGATTTTAGGGGTAAACGGATTTATCGGGCACCATCTGACGCAGCGCATCCTCGACGAGACGGACTGGAGCGTCTATGGGATGGACCTCTCCGATGACCGTCTGGGAAAGAACCTGCAAAATCCGCGGTTTCATTTCATCGAAGGGGATATTGCGATTAACCGGGAGTGGATCGAGTACCATGTCAAAAAATGCGATGTCGTGCTGCCGCTGGTCGCGATCGCGACGCCAAAACTGTACGTTGAGGACCCAATTGGTGTTTTTAATCTCGATTTCGAGATGAACCTCAATATCGTCAAGCAGTGCGTAAAGTATCATAAAAGGGTGCTTTTTCCTTCCACCTCAGAGGTTTACGGCGCCTGCCCCGATCGGGAATTCAAGGAGGATGAAAGCTACCTTGTGGTCGGCCCGATACAAAAAGAGCGCTGGATTTACTCCTGCTCGAAGCAACTTTTAGACCGGGTTATCTACGCGTATGGCACAAGGGGGCAGGTTGAATTTACCCTTTTTCGCCCCTTCAACTGGATCGGTCCCCGCCTTGATTCCCTTTACGCCGCGAAGGAGGGGAGTTCCCGGGTGGTGACGCAGTTCATCGCGGAGCTGATGCTGAAGCGGCCGATCTCGCTTGTTGACGGCGGCAGTCAGAAGCGCTGCTTCACTTACATAGATGACGGCATCTCCGCCCTGGTGAAGATCATCGCCAACAAGGACGATGTCTGCAAAAACGAGATCATCAACATCGGCAGTCCGGGCAATGAATGCTCTGTGCGGGAGCTGGCCTACAAGCTGAAGGAACTCTTTATGGAGCATCCGCGTCATCGTGACGACAAAACCTATTCGGAAATCATTGAAGTGTCCTCCGAGGATTTTTATGGGAAGGGATATCAGGACATAATCACCCGTACCCCGAGCATAGAAAAGGCGCGCCGGCTTTTAGACTGGACTCCTCAGATAAATCTGGATGATTCGCTGCGGATGACTTTGTATGCGTTTCTCGAAGAAAATGACAGGTAG
- a CDS encoding polysaccharide deacetylase family protein yields the protein MSGILGLKIDVDTYQGMKEGVPCLLDILRKNNLPATFYLSIGPDASGRAVLQLLRNPRFLKKMIRTRAASLYGFRTALYGTLLPSPMIALSFPEIVRRIKAEGHEVQFHAWDHRRWQDELFTKSESWIREWFKRGIAGFERLVGEKPQSFGAPAWLIDDRVLSIVGGLGFEYLSCTRARAPFIHEGINLVEIPSDIPCFEEVGMAEGTQKILSALAEGGMHVLPVHAEVEGGIMADNFIALIEAIKKMDYRFVRLGEMISLLDRAELPRRRFRLELLPGRSVACAV from the coding sequence TTGTCCGGCATACTGGGTCTGAAAATCGATGTCGATACTTATCAGGGGATGAAGGAAGGGGTGCCTTGTCTTCTCGATATATTGAGAAAAAACAACCTGCCGGCGACTTTTTACTTAAGCATCGGCCCGGATGCCTCAGGTCGGGCCGTTCTGCAGCTTCTGAGAAACCCCCGTTTTTTGAAGAAAATGATCCGGACGCGCGCGGCGAGTCTTTACGGGTTTCGCACGGCCCTCTACGGAACGCTGCTGCCATCGCCAATGATTGCCCTTTCTTTTCCCGAGATCGTCCGGCGGATAAAGGCGGAAGGGCACGAGGTGCAGTTTCATGCCTGGGATCACCGGCGCTGGCAGGATGAGCTCTTCACGAAATCAGAGAGTTGGATACGGGAGTGGTTTAAGCGTGGCATCGCCGGTTTTGAGCGCCTGGTCGGAGAAAAACCGCAGTCATTCGGCGCCCCGGCTTGGCTGATCGATGACCGCGTGCTGTCAATTGTGGGCGGGCTTGGTTTTGAGTATCTAAGTTGCACAAGGGCGCGGGCGCCGTTTATCCACGAAGGGATAAATCTTGTTGAAATCCCGTCGGATATCCCCTGTTTCGAGGAGGTGGGGATGGCGGAGGGGACGCAAAAAATTCTGTCCGCGCTGGCCGAAGGCGGGATGCACGTCCTGCCGGTTCATGCCGAGGTCGAAGGCGGGATCATGGCCGATAATTTTATCGCCCTGATTGAAGCGATAAAAAAGATGGATTATCGCTTTGTCAGACTGGGCGAGATGATCTCCCTGCTGGATCGCGCTGAGCTTCCCCGCCGCCGGTTTCGCCTCGAACTTCTGCCGGGCCGCTCCGTTGCCTGCGCCGTCTGA
- a CDS encoding glycosyltransferase, whose product MATENIGNYKDMISLVVPVYNEEENLPELMKRIRPVMAALDRRWEIILVDDGSRDRSLELLKEFTVYPEVRVVELTRNYGQHAAILAGFSVVNGEIIVTLDADLQNPPEEIPRLIAAMEEDGLDVVGTIRKKRKDSLFRIIPSRIVNIVARKITGVHMTDWGCMLRAYRRTVVERMISCHEHATFIPALATHFGKRIKEIEVAHEERHGGKSNYPLRKLISLQFDLVASFSEWPIKLIMYGGVLLAFLGVLFGLFLAAARLIYGAHWAAQGVFTLFAIMFVFVGLQFFALGILGEYIGRIYREVRKRPEYVIEKVYGGPVAKAEEKA is encoded by the coding sequence ATGGCAACAGAAAACATTGGAAATTATAAAGATATGATATCATTAGTAGTTCCTGTTTATAACGAAGAGGAGAATCTGCCGGAGCTGATGAAACGGATCCGCCCGGTGATGGCGGCTTTAGACAGACGATGGGAGATAATCCTGGTCGATGACGGCAGCCGGGATCGATCGCTGGAACTCTTGAAGGAATTTACCGTTTATCCCGAGGTGCGGGTTGTCGAACTAACCAGAAATTATGGGCAGCACGCGGCGATTCTGGCGGGTTTTTCGGTTGTCAACGGTGAGATAATCGTTACCCTGGATGCGGATCTCCAGAATCCGCCCGAGGAGATCCCCCGTCTTATCGCCGCAATGGAAGAGGACGGGCTCGACGTGGTCGGGACGATTCGAAAAAAGCGAAAGGATTCCCTCTTTCGGATCATTCCTTCCCGAATCGTCAATATCGTTGCCCGGAAGATCACCGGCGTCCACATGACCGACTGGGGATGCATGCTGCGGGCCTACCGCCGGACGGTTGTCGAGAGGATGATCTCCTGTCACGAACATGCCACCTTCATCCCGGCCCTGGCTACCCATTTTGGAAAGCGCATCAAGGAGATAGAGGTTGCCCACGAAGAGCGGCACGGGGGAAAATCAAACTACCCGCTGAGAAAACTGATCAGCTTGCAGTTCGATCTGGTCGCCTCCTTCTCCGAATGGCCGATCAAACTCATCATGTACGGAGGCGTTCTGCTTGCCTTCCTCGGCGTGCTGTTCGGCCTTTTTCTGGCCGCCGCCCGGCTTATCTATGGCGCCCATTGGGCGGCTCAGGGCGTCTTCACGCTGTTTGCCATCATGTTTGTCTTTGTGGGACTTCAGTTTTTTGCCCTGGGCATTCTGGGAGAATATATCGGCAGGATATACCGGGAGGTTCGCAAACGGCCGGAATATGTGATCGAAAAGGTTTATGGCGGTCCAGTTGCAAAGGCGGAAGAAAAAGCATGA
- a CDS encoding aminotransferase class I/II-fold pyridoxal phosphate-dependent enzyme — protein sequence MKKREDFLPMNRPSLGEAEIAAVTACLRSRWITTGALCKTFEEKFQVLTGAKYAVSLTSGTAGMDILLTALGIGTGDEVITPSLTFASTVNMIALHGGRPVFVDIDYDTLNINADAIEALITPRTKAIIPVHFGGAPSDMDKIQEIAQRHNLIVIEDAAHAVGTRYRGIHAGGFGEIAIFSFHPIKNITTGEGGLITHNDEKLEKKLRLLRFHGIERDAWKRYGKGGNPEYDIEAPGWKYNMTDIQAALGNAQFDRLGEFNRRRAEIVSLYEEGLREVQGLELTLAPDYPHEHAHHLFVVKILAMKRERFMEKLSDYNIGYGLHFPPCHLLKYVRERYGLVSLPETEKAADKIISLPLFPEMTDDDVGYVSEAIKEIMAG from the coding sequence GTGAAGAAAAGAGAGGATTTTCTGCCGATGAACCGGCCTTCCCTCGGAGAAGCCGAGATTGCCGCAGTTACCGCTTGTCTGCGCTCGCGCTGGATTACAACCGGGGCGCTCTGTAAGACTTTTGAAGAAAAATTTCAGGTACTTACTGGGGCAAAGTACGCTGTTTCCCTGACTTCCGGAACGGCGGGGATGGATATTCTGCTGACGGCGCTTGGCATTGGCACAGGCGATGAAGTGATTACCCCCTCGCTGACATTTGCCTCAACGGTTAATATGATTGCGCTGCACGGCGGCCGGCCGGTTTTTGTCGATATCGACTATGACACCCTCAACATCAACGCCGATGCAATTGAGGCCTTGATAACCCCCCGGACAAAGGCGATTATCCCCGTGCATTTTGGCGGCGCCCCGTCGGATATGGACAAAATTCAGGAGATTGCCCAGCGTCATAACCTGATTGTAATTGAAGACGCAGCCCACGCTGTGGGAACGCGCTACCGGGGAATTCATGCCGGCGGCTTCGGGGAGATTGCAATATTTTCCTTTCATCCAATCAAGAATATAACGACCGGCGAGGGAGGGCTGATCACCCATAACGATGAGAAACTGGAAAAGAAACTCCGTCTGCTGCGCTTTCACGGTATAGAGCGGGATGCCTGGAAACGCTATGGAAAAGGGGGGAACCCCGAATACGATATCGAGGCGCCGGGCTGGAAATACAACATGACGGACATCCAGGCGGCCCTGGGGAACGCCCAGTTTGATAGGCTCGGTGAGTTCAACCGCCGCCGGGCCGAAATCGTTTCGTTGTACGAGGAGGGGCTGCGGGAGGTGCAAGGGCTGGAACTGACGCTCGCTCCCGACTACCCGCACGAACATGCCCATCACCTCTTTGTGGTGAAAATTCTCGCGATGAAAAGGGAGCGCTTCATGGAGAAGCTCTCCGACTACAACATCGGCTACGGGCTCCATTTCCCGCCCTGCCATCTGCTCAAATATGTCAGGGAGCGCTATGGGCTTGTCTCCCTGCCGGAGACGGAAAAAGCCGCGGATAAAATCATCTCTCTGCCCCTTTTCCCGGAAATGACGGATGACGACGTCGGGTATGTCTCAGAGGCGATAAAGGAAATAATGGCCGGCTGA
- a CDS encoding formyltransferase translates to MKAVVFAYHNMGIAGLDALERAGLEISLIFSHADDPAENCWFGSVREWGIKRGIPVECPMDIREEKWTKRIAALAPEMIFSFYYRFMLPDEILVIPTWGAYNLHGSLLPKYRGRAPVNWVLVNGEKQTGVTLHHLGHKPDAGDIVGQRVVPIAFEDTALALFGKLCAAAGGLLDELLPLMKIGKAPRIKQDLAKGSYFGGRRPDDGRICWSWPAERIYNLIRAVTDPYPGAFGAMPDCSRLMVWWGLPQEDEETGEKSEQEIPGTIGVENKMVTVQTGEGKIRLLDVQSEGVRMTGDALYNFFKKREGIKLS, encoded by the coding sequence ATGAAAGCAGTGGTATTTGCCTATCATAACATGGGAATAGCGGGGCTTGACGCCCTGGAAAGAGCCGGATTGGAAATCTCCTTGATTTTTTCCCACGCAGACGATCCGGCGGAGAACTGCTGGTTTGGCTCGGTCCGGGAGTGGGGAATAAAACGGGGCATACCGGTGGAATGTCCTATGGATATCCGCGAGGAGAAATGGACGAAGCGGATCGCCGCGCTTGCTCCGGAGATGATCTTTTCCTTTTACTACCGTTTTATGCTCCCCGATGAAATTCTCGTAATTCCCACCTGGGGGGCGTATAACCTCCACGGCTCTTTGCTCCCCAAGTATCGCGGCCGGGCGCCGGTGAACTGGGTGCTGGTTAATGGTGAGAAGCAGACGGGGGTTACGCTGCACCATCTTGGGCATAAACCCGATGCCGGCGATATCGTGGGTCAGCGGGTTGTGCCGATCGCGTTTGAGGACACGGCGCTTGCGCTCTTTGGAAAATTGTGCGCAGCCGCGGGCGGGCTTCTTGACGAGCTGCTGCCTTTGATGAAAATCGGCAAGGCGCCCCGTATCAAACAGGATTTAGCGAAGGGCAGCTATTTTGGCGGCCGGCGGCCGGACGATGGCCGTATCTGCTGGAGCTGGCCGGCAGAGCGGATATATAACCTGATTCGCGCAGTTACCGACCCCTATCCGGGCGCGTTCGGCGCTATGCCGGACTGCTCCCGGCTGATGGTATGGTGGGGCCTGCCCCAGGAGGATGAGGAGACAGGAGAGAAAAGCGAGCAGGAAATTCCTGGAACAATTGGGGTAGAGAACAAAATGGTTACGGTACAGACAGGGGAGGGGAAAATCCGTCTTTTGGATGTTCAGAGTGAAGGGGTAAGGATGACCGGAGACGCGCTTTATAACTTTTTCAAAAAAAGGGAAGGAATAAAACTATCATGA